Proteins from one Rhizobium glycinendophyticum genomic window:
- a CDS encoding polysaccharide pyruvyl transferase family protein: MSISDTSMDRAKENLALLANAIPRGSKVVYVDPPIHLNVGDLLINLGVEKLFHDYSIDVALRISLNEFDRTKRFVTQDHVIVLHGGGNMGDVWPGHEAVRLKAVNEFKKCKILLFPQSIHFRSEETAKRHAAVYRQHPDLSIFVRDLESQKYAADVMGLDTKLAPDTAHQLWNTSLMRVTGNGAGTLEFMRRDREASASTDFGGVDWDDIKTVSDKLGMYSLRQLLRLSPNPTVSQAIFSLWYSRRDSIVRRSIQYFDKFETIKTSRLHGAILGALLKKKVLIQDNNYGKVGRYCSLWFGDQVKTF, from the coding sequence ATGAGTATTTCTGACACTTCTATGGACCGTGCAAAAGAGAATCTGGCATTGCTTGCCAATGCAATTCCGAGGGGATCGAAGGTGGTCTATGTTGATCCACCGATCCACCTTAATGTAGGGGATCTTCTAATAAACCTGGGTGTCGAGAAGCTGTTTCACGACTACAGCATCGATGTAGCACTGCGCATTTCCCTGAACGAATTCGACAGGACCAAGCGCTTCGTTACGCAAGATCATGTGATCGTGCTGCACGGAGGTGGTAATATGGGCGACGTGTGGCCAGGCCACGAAGCCGTCAGGTTGAAGGCTGTGAACGAATTTAAGAAGTGTAAGATCTTGCTGTTCCCGCAGTCGATCCATTTTCGGTCGGAGGAGACCGCGAAACGGCATGCGGCGGTTTATCGCCAGCATCCTGACCTGAGTATCTTCGTTCGAGATCTCGAATCGCAGAAATACGCAGCGGATGTTATGGGGCTCGATACAAAGCTTGCCCCTGATACGGCGCATCAGTTGTGGAACACAAGCCTTATGAGGGTGACCGGCAACGGAGCTGGCACTTTGGAATTTATGCGTAGAGATCGGGAGGCCAGTGCGTCAACGGACTTCGGTGGCGTTGATTGGGACGACATCAAAACTGTGAGCGATAAGCTCGGGATGTACTCGCTTCGGCAGCTTTTGCGGCTTTCTCCAAACCCGACTGTTAGCCAAGCAATCTTTTCTCTTTGGTACTCCCGGCGGGATTCAATAGTACGACGTTCTATACAATACTTCGATAAATTCGAAACAATCAAAACCTCCAGGCTTCATGGTGCGATCCTCGGGGCGCTGCTGAAGAAGAAAGTGCTCATTCAGGACAATAACTATGGAAAGGTCGGCCGTTACTGCAGCCTTTGGTTCGGTGATCAGGTGAAGACCTTTTAA
- a CDS encoding lipopolysaccharide biosynthesis protein has product MKLLKAQSPLIRKVMYSGVIRFLSVAATFGYFLTAARATSSVEFGLFSVAYVTASILSYCATGGQHVTVLRFWPSVDEIHGRNVAAQVLKRTFLICIATCITVSAAFASLAVLPPLSPLYGGSVRYIFVIATLIFLLGISEYLACALRAQGYLWIALFPRDVLWRVASSILFLTTPQKLDASGMIIMTSAVLAAVIAPQIAYLTYRIVSTAKEDLPAEDALAMRRGSLAFWGGATAAPVIEQSATLVISALLGPAAAAAYFSADRLAKLMLVARVGIDQVVGPQISRAYKAQRKDELRSIVYAASVAGGASGLTAFVAAVFFGKTALSVFNPDFASAYAVLLILCFGQLINTMMGSNAVLLNMTGSERALLALRAVFGVTLVVGVYCLTRGWGDIGAAFMSSAVLISWNIAASYVCGKRLGILPWYVVKIKSILDRIAGASR; this is encoded by the coding sequence ATGAAACTGCTGAAAGCCCAGAGTCCGCTCATTAGAAAAGTAATGTATTCCGGTGTGATACGTTTTCTTTCCGTTGCCGCGACATTCGGCTATTTCCTTACCGCTGCCCGGGCGACATCTTCGGTAGAATTCGGCTTGTTCTCGGTCGCCTATGTGACGGCATCCATCTTGAGCTACTGCGCGACGGGTGGACAGCATGTGACCGTCCTCAGGTTTTGGCCGTCAGTCGATGAAATACACGGCCGGAACGTCGCGGCGCAAGTTCTCAAAAGAACATTTCTCATCTGCATCGCAACCTGCATTACAGTATCTGCGGCCTTTGCCAGTCTTGCGGTCTTGCCGCCGCTGTCACCCCTGTACGGCGGATCTGTCAGATACATCTTCGTTATTGCGACCCTGATATTCCTGCTGGGGATATCGGAATATCTGGCCTGTGCCCTGCGCGCTCAAGGTTATCTCTGGATAGCCTTGTTCCCCAGAGATGTTCTGTGGCGCGTCGCGTCCAGCATCTTATTTCTGACGACGCCTCAGAAGCTCGATGCTTCCGGCATGATCATCATGACATCTGCAGTGTTGGCGGCGGTGATTGCGCCGCAGATCGCATATCTGACCTATAGGATCGTTTCGACGGCGAAGGAAGATTTGCCGGCTGAAGATGCCTTGGCGATGCGACGTGGTAGTTTAGCCTTTTGGGGCGGCGCAACTGCGGCACCGGTCATCGAGCAGTCAGCGACGTTAGTCATCTCCGCCCTTCTAGGACCGGCAGCCGCCGCCGCTTACTTCTCGGCGGACAGACTGGCAAAACTCATGCTCGTTGCTAGAGTTGGCATCGATCAGGTCGTCGGCCCGCAGATCTCACGGGCATACAAGGCCCAGAGAAAAGACGAGTTGCGCTCGATCGTCTATGCGGCCTCGGTAGCCGGCGGTGCGTCGGGGTTAACCGCTTTCGTCGCGGCAGTCTTCTTCGGCAAGACAGCGCTCTCGGTTTTCAATCCTGACTTCGCGAGCGCTTACGCCGTGCTGTTGATCCTTTGTTTTGGTCAGCTGATCAATACGATGATGGGCTCGAATGCCGTTCTTCTAAACATGACAGGTTCTGAAAGAGCGCTGCTCGCGCTAAGGGCAGTTTTTGGCGTAACCTTAGTAGTGGGCGTTTACTGTCTTACCCGGGGTTGGGGAGACATAGGCGCGGCGTTTATGAGTTCGGCTGTGCTCATTAGTTGGAATATCGCCGCATCTTATGTATGCGGAAAGCGCCTCGGCATTCTGCCTTGGTATGTTGTAAAAATAAAGAGTATTCTTGATCGTATCGCTGGGGCTTCAAGATGA
- a CDS encoding glycosyltransferase family 2 protein has protein sequence MRKTLILMPAYNPDSKELLDSVESLLQQTYPVDICIIDDGSRQPVKLPVQDPENKITLIRCEKNGGITAALRKGVEYALAKDYAYIGRLDVGDISYPKRLALQHAFLDANPKVGLVGTLSRVLDMGGREMFIHGVKPGVRNVRTQLWKSAPFKHSTFLMRSDVFRVVGNYDLDFNGSEDNELMQRIIKKFDIDCIQEVLIDYYDNPEGISSKKRNLQLRKRLSAMVKHPCPLSAGWYYGLMRTVGLIVMPHRVAKSISVGLWRQSNGNHAN, from the coding sequence ATGCGTAAGACGTTAATCCTCATGCCGGCCTACAATCCTGACTCGAAGGAGCTGCTGGATTCGGTGGAATCGCTTCTGCAGCAGACCTACCCTGTCGATATTTGCATCATCGACGACGGATCCCGGCAACCAGTCAAATTGCCAGTTCAAGATCCTGAAAACAAGATCACCCTCATCAGATGTGAGAAGAATGGCGGCATTACAGCGGCGCTGAGAAAAGGTGTCGAATACGCGTTGGCGAAAGACTACGCGTATATTGGAAGACTTGATGTCGGCGACATCTCGTACCCCAAGCGCTTAGCTTTACAGCACGCTTTCCTGGATGCAAATCCGAAGGTGGGTCTCGTTGGAACACTCTCTCGTGTCTTGGATATGGGCGGGCGTGAGATGTTTATACATGGGGTCAAGCCCGGAGTGCGGAATGTCAGAACCCAGCTCTGGAAAAGCGCCCCCTTCAAGCACTCGACATTTTTAATGCGCTCTGACGTTTTTCGGGTCGTCGGCAATTACGATCTGGATTTTAACGGATCGGAAGACAACGAACTGATGCAGCGCATCATCAAGAAATTCGACATCGACTGCATTCAAGAAGTTTTAATCGATTATTATGACAACCCGGAAGGCATCTCTTCCAAAAAGCGAAACCTGCAGCTTCGCAAACGCCTCTCCGCCATGGTGAAACATCCATGCCCGCTATCCGCAGGCTGGTACTACGGCCTAATGCGAACCGTCGGATTGATTGTTATGCCGCATCGGGTTGCAAAGTCCATCTCAGTTGGACTTTGGCGTCAATCAAACGGAAATCATGCAAATTGA
- a CDS encoding glycosyltransferase, producing the protein MKVLHFAETLMGGPATHLKQLLPFQVEAYDKVALLCPSSQKFAAQVAGVETHTFDGTTRSLGGILRLRNAAKQYASTGEYDIVHLHSSFAGGVGRLINYPSHTRVVYCARGWSFAIHKKGLRRYAYETIERLLSARTDAIINISPDEAELARKAGIPNDRCYTVFNGVADANWQYLPDKCTPRKLLFVGRFDRQKGLDILLSAMETLRNEGFELTVIGGPVVGKPTMQTLPEYVRNLGWQSPEVISREMTESHAIIMPSRWEGFGFVAAEAMRAARPVVASKVGGLKDVVIEGETGFFASPNSPTSLVEAIRKLKTCNIAEVGRAGRRRYETHFTSSRMFKEIDLIYKRLIGNANA; encoded by the coding sequence ATGAAGGTACTGCATTTCGCGGAAACGTTAATGGGCGGTCCGGCGACGCACTTGAAACAACTTCTTCCATTCCAGGTCGAAGCTTATGACAAGGTCGCACTGCTTTGCCCCAGTAGCCAGAAGTTCGCTGCTCAAGTCGCGGGTGTTGAAACGCATACGTTCGACGGCACGACCAGATCGCTCGGCGGCATCCTTCGCCTGCGCAACGCGGCAAAACAATATGCTTCAACCGGCGAGTACGACATTGTCCACCTCCACAGTTCGTTTGCCGGCGGCGTTGGTCGTTTGATCAACTATCCCAGCCACACGCGCGTTGTATATTGCGCTCGTGGGTGGTCGTTCGCGATCCACAAGAAGGGACTGCGCCGTTACGCCTACGAGACGATAGAGAGACTTCTTTCGGCCCGCACGGACGCCATCATCAATATATCGCCAGACGAGGCGGAACTTGCACGCAAGGCAGGCATCCCCAATGACAGGTGCTATACGGTCTTCAACGGCGTTGCCGACGCTAATTGGCAGTACCTCCCCGACAAATGTACCCCTCGCAAACTCCTGTTCGTCGGCAGATTTGATCGGCAGAAGGGGCTTGACATCCTTCTGTCAGCCATGGAAACCCTGCGGAACGAGGGATTCGAGCTAACGGTCATTGGCGGTCCTGTAGTCGGCAAGCCGACCATGCAGACCTTGCCGGAGTACGTCAGAAACCTCGGATGGCAATCGCCTGAGGTTATCAGCCGGGAGATGACCGAATCGCATGCGATTATCATGCCGTCCAGATGGGAAGGCTTTGGCTTTGTGGCAGCAGAAGCGATGCGTGCCGCCCGGCCGGTGGTCGCGTCAAAAGTCGGTGGCTTGAAAGATGTAGTCATCGAAGGCGAAACGGGCTTCTTTGCATCGCCAAATTCTCCGACTTCATTGGTCGAAGCAATTCGCAAGCTCAAAACTTGCAATATAGCCGAGGTCGGGCGAGCTGGACGGCGTCGCTACGAAACCCATTTCACCTCCTCGCGGATGTTCAAGGAAATCGATCTCATTTACAAACGCCTGATAGGAAACGCCAATGCGTAA
- the galE gene encoding UDP-glucose 4-epimerase GalE, giving the protein MKKPVLVVGGAGYIGSHTCMILAQRGYQPIVFDNLCNGHEEFVRWGVLEVGDVRDTRRVEQVIEKHRPLAILHFAALIEVGQSLADPLSFYDNNVIGSLNLLRAAIAGGVNYFVFSSTCATYGLPQSERLDESHRQVPINPYGRTKWIVEQALKDYSELLNIKAVILRYFNAAGADFEGRIGEWHQPETHAIPIAIEAALGRRTGFKIFGTDYQTRDGTCVRDYVHVLDLADAHVRAVDYLLAGGETEAINLGTGTGTTVKELLNTIRAVSGRAFPVEETSRRAGDSTSLVADNTKAATLLGWQPQYSIEDIVKSAWNWHTRHNAP; this is encoded by the coding sequence ATGAAAAAACCCGTTCTTGTCGTCGGCGGCGCCGGCTATATCGGGTCCCACACTTGCATGATTTTGGCGCAGCGTGGCTATCAACCGATAGTCTTCGACAACCTCTGCAATGGACATGAGGAATTTGTGCGTTGGGGAGTTCTTGAGGTCGGCGATGTCAGAGATACTCGCCGCGTTGAACAGGTCATTGAGAAGCATCGGCCACTGGCAATTCTTCATTTCGCGGCGCTCATAGAAGTAGGCCAATCTTTAGCCGACCCGCTGAGCTTTTATGATAACAATGTCATCGGGTCGCTTAATCTTCTTCGGGCAGCGATTGCCGGGGGCGTTAATTACTTCGTATTTTCGTCCACGTGTGCGACCTACGGGCTGCCACAGAGCGAGCGCCTTGACGAGAGTCATCGCCAAGTGCCTATCAACCCATACGGCCGCACCAAGTGGATTGTTGAGCAGGCATTAAAAGACTACAGCGAGTTGTTGAATATTAAGGCTGTCATCCTCCGCTATTTCAATGCGGCAGGTGCAGACTTCGAAGGCCGTATCGGGGAGTGGCATCAGCCCGAAACTCACGCAATCCCGATTGCTATTGAGGCTGCTCTTGGTCGCAGGACCGGTTTCAAAATATTCGGCACCGATTATCAAACCCGCGATGGCACCTGTGTCAGGGACTACGTTCATGTACTGGATCTTGCAGATGCGCATGTTCGCGCGGTGGACTATCTGCTGGCAGGGGGAGAGACGGAAGCGATCAATCTTGGTACAGGTACTGGGACGACCGTCAAGGAGCTACTAAACACCATCCGCGCCGTTTCGGGCAGAGCATTTCCGGTCGAGGAAACGTCTCGTCGCGCAGGCGACTCGACCTCTTTGGTCGCTGATAACACGAAGGCTGCGACACTACTGGGGTGGCAGCCGCAGTATTCGATTGAGGACATAGTGAAGTCAGCATGGAACTGGCACACCCGTCATAATGCGCCCTGA
- a CDS encoding response regulator transcription factor: MKVLIVEDDPLHRSYLLEAVCAALPECKTVIEAENGADGERLARDHKSAHVVMDLQMNARNGIEAARTIWKERPDTRILFWSNYSDEAYVRGVSRIVPDGAAYGYVLKSASDERLKLALRSIFVEAQCVIDREVRGMQQKSLGQVKGFSDSEYEILVDIALGLTDRTIARRRGLSLRSVQNRLQSLYEKLDVYQMTPDDGEEGRFNLRARAVTVALLRKLLNYSALERAEAELADWLRSH; encoded by the coding sequence ATGAAGGTGCTTATTGTCGAGGACGACCCGCTGCATCGTTCCTACCTTTTGGAAGCCGTCTGTGCAGCGCTGCCGGAATGCAAGACGGTGATCGAAGCGGAAAACGGTGCGGATGGCGAGCGTCTCGCGCGCGACCACAAGTCGGCCCATGTGGTCATGGATCTGCAAATGAATGCGCGAAACGGCATCGAAGCCGCCCGCACGATCTGGAAAGAGCGGCCGGACACCCGCATCCTGTTCTGGTCGAACTATTCGGACGAAGCCTATGTCCGCGGCGTCTCTCGCATCGTGCCGGATGGGGCAGCCTATGGCTATGTGCTCAAATCCGCCTCAGACGAGCGGCTGAAGCTAGCCCTGCGCTCCATTTTCGTCGAGGCACAATGTGTCATCGACCGCGAGGTGCGCGGCATGCAGCAGAAGAGCTTGGGCCAAGTGAAAGGCTTCAGCGACAGCGAATACGAGATTCTTGTCGATATCGCACTGGGCTTGACTGACCGCACCATCGCGCGCCGGCGGGGCCTGTCGCTGCGCAGCGTCCAGAACCGGCTGCAGTCGCTCTACGAAAAACTCGACGTCTACCAGATGACGCCGGATGATGGTGAGGAGGGGCGCTTCAACCTCCGCGCCCGCGCCGTCACCGTAGCGCTTTTGCGTAAGCTCCTGAATTACAGCGCGCTAGAACGGGCAGAGGCTGAGCTCGCTGATTGGCTGCGATCCCACTGA
- a CDS encoding GAF domain-containing sensor histidine kinase, protein MLNIAPSALLDHYLGISRLLAGQLDFRSAIKAVGVEVSHIVPHDHLDVCIMMVNGLYHTAYETGLDTFWGQTAPAPIDSSPIRTLLWGEIDFLLTPDAQQESRYHSDTPFTQPIFEHNLRSRIHVPLKVGGEVIGALSCSSHQVDFYTASDVSNAQSVADLLSPYFFALRAADQAKHSAIVEAEARAREEGLRLGALSLTEALERERQRIGMDLHDQTLADLTRLSRRLDRLIQERDLNGEALEPIARSLQHCMQDLREIIEEAKPSVLQLFGFAHAVENHLDRAVRDQGAQIECNLIDETDGLIDQLDQTVRIALFRIVQEAINNSVRHAQASAIEVRLRANPTTLVIEVADTGQGMPRTQRRSGGGIDNMVTRARLISAKFTLGPNRDGGGTTVRIQLPLSNGRRRATGDMP, encoded by the coding sequence ATGCTCAATATCGCGCCATCGGCGCTGCTCGATCACTATTTGGGCATATCCCGCCTGCTCGCTGGACAGCTGGATTTTCGCTCCGCGATCAAGGCGGTGGGCGTTGAGGTATCCCATATCGTGCCGCATGACCACCTGGATGTCTGCATCATGATGGTCAACGGCTTGTATCACACGGCCTATGAAACGGGTCTCGACACGTTCTGGGGACAGACGGCCCCCGCACCGATCGACAGCAGCCCGATCCGCACGCTTCTCTGGGGCGAAATCGATTTCCTTCTGACGCCGGATGCGCAACAAGAAAGCCGCTATCACAGCGACACCCCCTTCACTCAACCCATCTTCGAACATAATCTCAGAAGCCGAATTCATGTGCCATTGAAGGTGGGCGGCGAGGTGATCGGGGCGCTCAGTTGTTCATCGCACCAAGTCGACTTTTACACAGCCAGCGACGTGAGCAATGCCCAGTCCGTTGCCGATCTTCTCTCACCCTATTTCTTCGCGCTGCGTGCCGCCGATCAGGCGAAGCACTCGGCCATTGTCGAAGCCGAAGCGCGGGCCCGCGAAGAAGGCTTGCGCCTCGGGGCACTCAGCCTGACCGAAGCCCTGGAGCGGGAACGCCAGCGTATCGGCATGGATCTTCACGACCAGACGTTGGCTGATCTCACCCGCCTGTCACGCCGGTTGGATCGACTGATCCAGGAGCGTGACCTGAACGGCGAGGCGCTGGAGCCGATCGCGCGCAGCCTGCAGCATTGCATGCAGGATCTGCGCGAAATCATCGAAGAAGCGAAACCCTCGGTTCTGCAGCTCTTCGGCTTTGCTCATGCCGTGGAGAACCATCTCGACCGGGCCGTACGCGATCAGGGGGCGCAGATCGAGTGCAATCTGATTGATGAGACCGACGGTCTGATCGATCAGCTCGATCAGACCGTGCGTATCGCTCTCTTCCGAATCGTGCAGGAGGCCATCAACAATTCGGTGCGTCACGCGCAAGCAAGCGCCATTGAGGTGCGCCTGCGGGCCAATCCCACGACCCTCGTCATAGAGGTGGCCGACACCGGTCAGGGCATGCCGCGGACGCAGCGGCGTTCAGGCGGTGGCATCGACAACATGGTGACCCGGGCGCGGCTGATCTCGGCCAAGTTCACGCTGGGGCCAAACCGGGATGGTGGCGGCACCACCGTGCGCATTCAGCTGCCTCTTAGCAACGGCCGGCGAAGAGCCACGGGAGACATGCCATGA
- a CDS encoding ABC transporter substrate-binding protein has protein sequence MKATRILLATAALCVSAMPMTALADTSGKKIALSNNYAGNSWRQAMLTSWEKVTGEAVKAGQVAAADAFTTAENQATEQAAQIQNMILQGYDAIVINAASPTALNGAVKEACDAGITVVSFDGIVTEPCAWRIAVDFKEMGRSQVEYLSGKLPQGGNLLEIRGLAGVFVDDEISAGIHAGVEQFPQFKIVGSVHGDWAQDVAQKAVAGILPSLPDLVGVVTQGGDGYGAAQAIAAANRKMPVIVMGNREDELKWWKEQKDANGYETMSVSIAPGVSTLAFWVAQQILDGKEVKKDLVVPFLRIDQDNLEANLANTQPGGVANVEYSLEDAQKVIASAK, from the coding sequence ATGAAAGCCACCAGAATTCTTCTGGCGACAGCCGCTTTGTGCGTATCTGCCATGCCGATGACCGCTCTTGCGGACACCTCAGGCAAAAAGATTGCCTTATCCAACAATTACGCCGGCAATTCCTGGCGTCAGGCCATGCTGACCAGCTGGGAAAAAGTTACCGGTGAAGCCGTGAAAGCCGGCCAGGTTGCTGCAGCCGACGCGTTTACGACTGCCGAAAACCAGGCCACCGAGCAAGCCGCCCAGATCCAGAACATGATCCTGCAGGGTTATGACGCGATTGTCATCAATGCTGCTTCGCCGACGGCCCTGAACGGTGCCGTAAAAGAAGCCTGCGATGCCGGCATTACTGTCGTCTCCTTCGACGGCATCGTAACCGAACCCTGCGCCTGGCGCATCGCCGTCGACTTCAAGGAAATGGGCCGCAGCCAAGTCGAATACCTTTCCGGCAAGCTGCCTCAGGGCGGCAATCTGCTGGAAATCCGCGGCCTCGCCGGTGTCTTCGTCGATGACGAAATCTCGGCCGGCATCCATGCCGGTGTCGAACAATTCCCGCAGTTCAAGATCGTCGGCTCCGTGCATGGCGACTGGGCGCAAGACGTCGCGCAGAAAGCCGTCGCCGGCATCCTGCCGAGCCTGCCAGACCTCGTCGGTGTCGTCACCCAGGGTGGTGATGGCTATGGTGCGGCTCAGGCAATCGCAGCCGCCAATCGCAAGATGCCCGTCATCGTCATGGGCAACCGTGAAGACGAGCTGAAATGGTGGAAGGAACAGAAGGACGCCAACGGCTATGAGACCATGTCCGTCTCGATTGCGCCGGGTGTCTCTACCCTCGCCTTCTGGGTCGCCCAGCAGATCCTCGACGGCAAGGAAGTGAAGAAGGATCTGGTCGTTCCCTTCCTGCGCATCGATCAGGACAACCTGGAAGCCAATCTCGCCAACACCCAACCGGGCGGCGTTGCCAATGTCGAGTATTCGCTCGAAGACGCCCAGAAGGTCATCGCTTCGGCCAAGTAA
- a CDS encoding sugar ABC transporter ATP-binding protein produces MINMNASETAATVVRVTDAKVHYGAVRALDGVTLTIRAGECIGLVGHNGAGKSTIVNVINGGLTPHQGAIAFGRSTDQGIKAAREAGIRCVFQELSLCPNLTVVENTRVMHRGLAGWGWRKRGAEIIARKLDEIFPGHSIDASEQLGNLTIAERQMAEIAITFCEIGNPVRLVILDEPTSSLDARLADQLLTYVRSFVASGGAIIFISHILSEILSIASRIVVMKDGKVVAERAATEFSEHGLIEAMGSVIKARQARITTTAHSGEPLLTAPPARGIGLPFKAHRGEIIGFAGLGGHGQTDMLVNLFDARSGNWLRSKDPEVAFVAGDRAVNGTFTLWSILKNLSIGVLPDFSRFGKLDEAHEEALGQSWKERIGIRTPDLEHGILSLSGGNQQKVLFARALASLAPVVLMDDPMRRVDFGTKQEVYAILRSEAANGRTFIWYSTEIDEVCLCDRVYVFNNGAIVAELSGDEVSEENILSASFKEAAA; encoded by the coding sequence ATGATAAACATGAATGCGAGCGAGACAGCGGCGACCGTCGTCAGGGTCACGGATGCCAAGGTGCATTATGGCGCGGTCCGGGCCCTGGATGGCGTCACACTCACGATCCGGGCGGGCGAATGTATCGGGCTCGTCGGGCACAATGGTGCGGGAAAATCAACGATTGTCAACGTCATCAATGGCGGTCTGACGCCGCATCAGGGCGCCATTGCCTTCGGCAGATCAACCGACCAGGGCATCAAGGCGGCACGCGAGGCCGGCATCCGCTGCGTCTTCCAAGAACTGTCGCTCTGCCCCAACCTGACCGTGGTGGAAAACACCCGCGTGATGCATCGCGGCCTTGCCGGCTGGGGCTGGCGCAAGCGCGGTGCGGAGATCATCGCCCGGAAACTGGACGAAATCTTTCCCGGCCATTCGATCGACGCCTCCGAGCAACTCGGGAATCTGACAATCGCCGAGCGGCAGATGGCCGAGATTGCAATTACCTTTTGCGAGATCGGCAACCCCGTTCGCCTGGTCATTCTGGACGAACCAACCTCGTCGCTCGATGCCCGCCTTGCCGACCAACTGCTGACCTATGTCAGGAGCTTTGTCGCCTCAGGCGGCGCTATCATCTTCATCTCCCATATCCTCAGTGAAATTCTCTCGATCGCGAGCCGCATTGTCGTCATGAAAGACGGCAAGGTGGTCGCCGAGCGTGCGGCGACTGAATTCTCCGAGCACGGCCTCATTGAGGCGATGGGAAGCGTGATCAAGGCGAGACAGGCACGCATCACAACGACGGCTCATTCCGGCGAACCGCTGCTTACGGCACCGCCTGCCCGCGGGATCGGGCTGCCCTTCAAGGCCCACCGCGGAGAAATCATCGGCTTTGCCGGCCTCGGTGGCCATGGCCAGACCGACATGCTGGTCAATCTCTTCGATGCGCGCAGCGGCAACTGGCTGCGATCGAAGGACCCGGAAGTTGCCTTCGTTGCCGGCGACCGTGCCGTCAACGGCACCTTCACGCTCTGGAGCATCCTCAAGAATCTCAGCATCGGCGTGCTGCCCGATTTTTCACGCTTCGGGAAACTGGACGAAGCCCACGAAGAAGCACTTGGCCAGTCGTGGAAGGAGCGGATCGGCATCCGCACCCCGGACCTCGAACACGGGATACTGTCTCTCTCCGGCGGCAATCAGCAGAAGGTCCTCTTCGCCCGCGCGCTCGCAAGCCTCGCCCCCGTCGTCCTCATGGACGACCCCATGCGCCGTGTCGACTTCGGCACCAAGCAAGAGGTCTACGCAATCTTGAGAAGCGAGGCGGCAAACGGCCGAACCTTCATCTGGTATTCGACGGAGATCGACGAGGTCTGCCTTTGCGACCGGGTCTATGTCTTCAACAACGGCGCCATCGTCGCGGAGCTCTCCGGCGACGAGGTCTCGGAGGAAAACATCTTGTCTGCATCCTTCAAGGAGGCCGCGGCATGA
- a CDS encoding ABC transporter permease — MKARLSADSIRLLIPALSLGVLLAAVFYLQPRAMSYTGLNLLFNLAVPIALATIAQMLVMTINDLDLSMGTFVSFAACVAATFLNDTPLLGIAILAGAVGVYAVIGVLIHVRDLPSIVVTLGMSFVWGGLAVLILPAPGGSAPTWIRAIMTSRPPLVPMAIMASVLIAFVSHYLIVRSSFGVVLRGVGGNARSVERAGWSIIGARASMYALAGFFAVLSGIALVGLTTSADANIALRYTLLSIAGVILGGGEFVGGRVSPIGAVIGALTLTLAGSFLSFLRISPDWQIGAQGAILILVLTLRLALNRFEGRRVKS; from the coding sequence ATGAAGGCTCGTCTTTCTGCCGACAGCATCCGCCTTCTGATCCCCGCCCTGTCACTCGGCGTACTTCTGGCTGCGGTATTCTATCTCCAGCCGCGCGCAATGAGCTACACGGGCCTGAACTTGCTGTTCAATCTCGCAGTCCCGATTGCGCTTGCCACCATCGCCCAGATGCTGGTGATGACGATCAACGACCTTGATCTGTCGATGGGCACCTTTGTCAGCTTTGCGGCCTGCGTTGCGGCGACCTTCCTCAATGACACGCCGCTGCTCGGCATCGCGATCCTCGCCGGCGCAGTCGGTGTCTATGCAGTGATCGGAGTGCTGATCCATGTGCGTGATTTGCCGTCGATTGTCGTGACGCTCGGCATGAGCTTTGTCTGGGGCGGTCTTGCCGTCCTCATCCTGCCGGCGCCTGGCGGATCGGCTCCCACCTGGATCCGCGCCATCATGACCTCGCGCCCGCCGCTCGTGCCGATGGCGATCATGGCGAGCGTCCTCATCGCCTTTGTCAGTCACTATTTGATCGTGCGGTCCTCCTTCGGCGTCGTGTTGCGCGGTGTCGGCGGTAATGCGCGCTCGGTCGAACGGGCCGGCTGGTCGATCATCGGCGCCCGCGCCTCGATGTATGCACTGGCGGGGTTCTTTGCGGTTCTCTCCGGCATTGCGCTTGTGGGTCTCACCACCTCGGCGGATGCCAATATCGCGCTTCGCTATACACTGCTGTCCATTGCCGGTGTCATTCTGGGCGGTGGCGAGTTCGTCGGTGGACGGGTTTCGCCGATCGGCGCCGTCATCGGCGCGTTGACGCTGACACTTGCCGGATCATTCCTGTCGTTCCTGCGGATTTCGCCGGACTGGCAGATCGGCGCCCAAGGGGCGATCCTGATCCTGGTGCTGACGCTGCGTCTTGCCCTTAACCGCTTCGAAGGCCGGAGGGTAAAGTCATGA